Proteins encoded by one window of Flavobacterium sp. N502540:
- a CDS encoding serine hydrolase domain-containing protein, whose product MINRFLLILILSSFWAINLEAQVKNNKKIDAYIEEIKKQYKIPGLALAVVKNGVLIHKRNYGLANIEMRVPVTDKTLFPLFSTTKVMSVVAVYQLIEQNKLSLENTISDFVEDLPESWKKVKIKNLLTHSSGLPDIVGYTDSKEEDAKQKVYDDTIKFSPGKQFDYNQTNFWLLNRIVQKVTRKKLSEYILETQFPLSQKESVFEGNNLKVVENLTYGYVNTANSRQILKRNWNFPEYEYGAAALNLTLDAFVEWNRKLDSNEFISEQTKVQLLKPFDYEVKRDFTYGLDFIKVKGEVSYGFSGGVSTAFRKFPDKKLTIILLANGMFIPTDKLNGINEVVNNIASIASP is encoded by the coding sequence ATGATAAATAGATTTTTATTGATCCTAATTTTAAGTTCATTTTGGGCAATAAATTTAGAGGCACAAGTTAAAAACAACAAAAAAATTGACGCATATATAGAAGAAATTAAAAAGCAGTACAAGATTCCGGGCTTGGCTTTGGCTGTAGTAAAGAATGGAGTACTGATTCACAAAAGAAATTACGGACTGGCAAATATCGAAATGAGGGTTCCGGTAACCGATAAAACGCTATTTCCCTTATTTTCGACCACAAAAGTAATGTCAGTTGTAGCAGTTTATCAATTAATCGAACAAAATAAGCTGTCATTGGAGAACACTATTTCAGATTTTGTAGAAGATTTACCCGAGAGCTGGAAGAAGGTGAAAATTAAAAATCTCCTAACACATTCATCGGGATTGCCCGACATCGTCGGATACACGGACAGTAAAGAAGAGGATGCAAAACAAAAAGTATATGACGATACCATAAAGTTCAGCCCGGGAAAACAATTTGATTACAACCAAACCAACTTTTGGCTTTTAAATCGCATAGTTCAAAAAGTAACCCGAAAAAAGTTAAGTGAATATATCCTAGAAACTCAGTTTCCTTTATCACAAAAAGAATCCGTCTTTGAAGGTAATAATTTAAAAGTCGTTGAAAATTTAACCTATGGCTATGTCAATACAGCAAATAGTAGACAGATTTTAAAAAGAAACTGGAACTTTCCGGAATATGAATACGGAGCTGCTGCCCTTAATTTAACGCTTGATGCATTTGTAGAATGGAATAGGAAACTGGACAGCAACGAATTTATCTCAGAGCAAACGAAAGTTCAATTGTTAAAACCCTTTGATTACGAAGTTAAAAGGGATTTTACTTATGGACTAGACTTCATAAAAGTTAAAGGAGAAGTATCGTATGGTTTTTCTGGTGGCGTGTCCACAGCTTTCAGGAAATTCCCCGACAAAAAACTAACTATAATTCTTCTGGCAAACGGGATGTTTATACCCACCGACAAATTAAATGGAATAAACGAAGTGGTAAACAATATTGCAAGTATTGCCTCTCCATAA
- a CDS encoding helix-turn-helix domain-containing protein codes for MLSSHELLFFFSALGAFNGFLLSLYFAVNAKKKIFANYFLSLLLLVLSIRIIKSVFFYFNPHLSNTFIQIGLSACILIGPFLFLYLRSYRPYSKSVWITHTIPYLVIMAILGSFYSYVEHPQIWRMWIVKAIYLQWLVYISFSFKYIQPILQKIKEKESLKKLEVWFLSIYFGVALVWAAYTFAAYTSYIVGSLSFTFILYLIILLLIYGNSQETTFFQEKERYKNKSIDKETLDLIGQKFSVIVEKELFLNSNFTLEEAAKELKVTKHILSQYVNEVVGKSFSSLIKEYRIEKAKELLETEKNYTIESLGYDSGFNSKSTFFTAFKKQTGLTPTEYQKLHSK; via the coding sequence ATGTTATCATCACATGAATTGTTATTCTTTTTTAGTGCCTTAGGAGCTTTTAATGGTTTCCTGCTTTCCTTATATTTTGCGGTAAATGCCAAAAAGAAAATTTTTGCAAACTATTTTTTATCCTTACTGTTATTGGTATTAAGTATCAGAATTATAAAATCGGTTTTCTTTTATTTTAATCCTCACTTATCGAATACTTTTATTCAAATCGGACTTTCGGCCTGCATTCTTATTGGCCCTTTTTTATTTTTATATCTCAGATCCTACCGTCCCTATTCCAAATCAGTCTGGATTACACATACAATACCTTATTTGGTGATCATGGCAATTCTGGGAAGTTTTTATTCTTATGTAGAGCATCCTCAAATCTGGCGTATGTGGATTGTAAAAGCCATTTATCTTCAATGGCTGGTTTATATCAGTTTCTCTTTTAAATACATTCAGCCAATCCTTCAGAAAATCAAAGAGAAGGAGAGTTTAAAGAAGTTAGAAGTATGGTTCCTTAGCATCTATTTTGGAGTAGCTCTGGTTTGGGCAGCCTATACTTTCGCAGCATACACTTCTTATATCGTTGGATCATTATCCTTTACCTTTATTTTATACCTGATCATTTTACTTTTAATTTACGGAAATAGCCAGGAAACTACCTTCTTTCAGGAAAAAGAGAGATACAAAAACAAAAGCATTGATAAAGAGACATTAGATCTGATTGGTCAAAAATTTTCTGTTATAGTAGAAAAAGAACTTTTTTTAAATTCCAATTTCACTTTAGAAGAAGCCGCAAAAGAATTGAAAGTAACCAAACATATTTTATCACAATATGTAAATGAAGTAGTAGGTAAATCCTTCTCCAGTCTCATTAAAGAATACAGAATCGAGAAAGCAAAAGAGTTATTAGAAACCGAAAAAAACTATACCATTGAAAGTTTAGGTTATGATAGCGGTTTCAATTCTAAATCAACTTTTTTCACCGCCTTTAAGAAACAAACCGGATTAACCCCCACCGAATATCAAAAACTGCATTCCAAATGA
- a CDS encoding nuclear transport factor 2 family protein, producing MKKVFLFIGLSLLFFKSNAQSQNTTDDWSLIQKTLNLYIDGQATGDSVKVGQSFHSSWQLKGFREKEFIVVPKSKYLVGYKKRDVKPDNWSGRIVSIDFTNNAASAKVEISTAKLLFVDYFNLLKTDQGWFIVDKISTRTPHKMVEPEVKPKG from the coding sequence ATGAAAAAAGTGTTTTTGTTTATCGGATTAAGTCTGTTGTTTTTTAAATCAAATGCCCAAAGTCAAAATACTACTGATGACTGGAGTTTGATTCAAAAAACACTAAATCTCTACATAGATGGTCAGGCCACTGGCGACTCTGTTAAAGTAGGTCAGTCATTTCACAGTTCCTGGCAGCTGAAAGGCTTCAGAGAAAAAGAATTCATAGTTGTTCCCAAATCGAAGTATCTGGTAGGATATAAAAAACGTGATGTTAAACCGGATAATTGGTCAGGCCGCATCGTTTCTATTGATTTTACCAATAATGCTGCCAGCGCCAAAGTAGAGATCAGCACTGCAAAACTATTGTTTGTAGATTATTTCAATCTTCTGAAAACAGATCAGGGCTGGTTTATTGTAGATAAAATTTCAACCCGTACTCCTCACAAAATGGTTGAACCAGAAGTAAAACCAAAAGGATAA
- a CDS encoding nuclear transport factor 2 family protein, producing the protein MLKIIVLSLVFTGLYPQSIHAQKNILFVTSNQDFYGNTKISTSNHFEEIVIPYDIFTKAGYKVDFISPKGGAIPIGYINTSDSIQKKYLYDSWFMSKLKHTGKPEEVTANDYSAIFYTGGGAAMFGVAENQTIQKLAGAIYKKNGIISTICHGTAGIAYLKDENGVSLYAGRKITGFPDEFESKEMAYYKTFPFSINKAIIGNKGNFVYSEKGRDAFYITDGRFVTGQDPTSGTKVANEVVRLIRENDKETGKNMVKSDFDQITDVLFDYIEGTAEGQPERLRKAFHPNFNLYTVTNDTLWTRSGKQYIANIKTGEKLNRIGRILDIDMEKDVAIAKVEIKVPNWRTFTDYFLILKYEGNWRIVHKSYSWRAIPKKE; encoded by the coding sequence ATGTTAAAAATAATCGTTTTATCATTAGTTTTTACGGGGCTGTATCCTCAAAGTATTCACGCGCAAAAAAATATACTATTTGTCACCTCAAATCAGGATTTTTATGGCAATACGAAAATAAGCACATCCAATCACTTTGAAGAAATAGTAATTCCTTACGACATATTCACAAAAGCAGGCTATAAGGTTGATTTTATAAGTCCGAAAGGTGGAGCAATTCCTATTGGATATATTAACACTTCGGACAGTATTCAAAAAAAATATTTATACGACAGTTGGTTTATGAGCAAATTGAAACATACCGGAAAACCTGAAGAAGTTACGGCTAATGATTATTCCGCAATATTCTATACGGGTGGAGGTGCCGCAATGTTTGGTGTAGCCGAAAACCAGACCATTCAGAAATTGGCAGGAGCAATCTATAAAAAAAATGGAATTATCTCCACGATTTGCCACGGAACAGCGGGAATTGCTTATTTGAAAGACGAGAACGGAGTTTCACTTTATGCGGGACGAAAAATCACCGGTTTTCCCGATGAATTTGAAAGTAAAGAGATGGCCTATTACAAAACATTTCCTTTCTCTATCAATAAAGCAATCATAGGTAATAAAGGAAACTTTGTTTATTCAGAAAAAGGAAGAGATGCTTTTTATATAACAGATGGCAGGTTTGTAACCGGGCAGGATCCTACTTCAGGTACCAAAGTGGCCAATGAAGTAGTAAGATTAATCAGGGAAAACGATAAGGAGACAGGAAAAAATATGGTAAAAAGCGACTTTGATCAAATCACCGATGTCCTTTTTGACTACATTGAAGGTACGGCAGAAGGACAGCCCGAAAGACTGCGAAAAGCCTTCCATCCCAATTTTAATTTGTACACAGTAACCAATGATACGCTGTGGACACGTTCCGGTAAACAATACATCGCTAACATAAAAACAGGGGAAAAATTAAACCGAATCGGACGCATTCTTGATATTGATATGGAGAAAGATGTCGCAATTGCGAAAGTAGAAATTAAAGTACCCAATTGGCGCACTTTTACAGATTACTTTCTAATTCTTAAATACGAAGGAAACTGGAGAATAGTACATAAAAGCTACAGTTGGAGAGCTATTCCTAAAAAAGAATAA